In Dromiciops gliroides isolate mDroGli1 chromosome 4, mDroGli1.pri, whole genome shotgun sequence, one DNA window encodes the following:
- the KLHDC3 gene encoding kelch domain-containing protein 3 isoform X2, with protein sequence MPKPGKSGVSEYRVSCAGQPRPRESDGGGTEADLAAMSFEELLELQNRVGTKMYRQLVAGTRAKDQTRKAAPTRDRGTAEKQRPLEMSSKTRVPFLRQVVPVKKRVARDPRFDDLSGEYNPEVFEKTYRFLNEYRAKEKELVAKHLKKSKPGEEQEKLKQLLHRMDQQEAAQQEQQRQQEQHLALKREQRAQAQQGHRPYFLKKSEQRQLALAEKYKKLKRSQKLESFLSRKRRRNAGKDRRRLPLGKD encoded by the exons ATGCCGAAGCCGGGGAAGTCGGGCGTTTCGGAATATCGAGTCTCCTGCGCTGGCCAGCCTCGGCCTCGGGAGTCCGATGGCGGTGGAACCGAGGCCG ATCTGGCCGCCATGTCCTTTGAGGAGTTGTTAGAGCTTCAGAACCGGGTGGGGACCAAAATGTACCGACAGCTTGTGGCGGGGACTCGAGCGAAGGATCAGACGCGGAAAGCAGCTCCCACTCGTGATCGGGGGACCGCAGAGAAGCAAAG GCCCCTGGAAATGTCTTCGAAGACTCGAGTGCCGTTTTTGCGACAGGTTGTCCCTGTCAAAAAGAGG GTGGCCCGAGACCCTCGATTTGATGACCTGTCAGGGGAGTACAATCCTGAAGTGTTTGAGAAGACATACAGATTTCTGAATGAATATCGTGCAAAGGAGAAGGAG CTGGTAGCAAAGCATCTAAAGAAGAGCAAGCCAGGAGAGGAACAGGAAAAGCTGAAGCAACTACTCCATCGAATG GATCAGCAGGAGGCTGCCCAGCAGGAGCAGCAGCGGCAGCAAGAGCAGCATCTGGCCCTGAAACGGGAACAGAGAGCCCAGGCCCAGCAGGGCCATCGGCCCTACTTCTTGAAGAAAT CTGAACAGAGGCAGCTGGCACTGGCTGAGAAATACAAGAAGCTAAAGCGAAGCCAGAAGTTGGAGAGTTTCTTGAGCAGAAAGAGGCGCCGGAATGCTGGAAAAGACCGAAGACGGCTGCCCCTGGGCAAGGACTAA
- the LOC122725577 gene encoding transmembrane protein 121-like, producing MASSCPTWLVVALISGSMLLADGYLMGQSPGGWWLGLGLLLSAEMKVYFIYRSCRAEGYCPGPPARQAFTLVLALTVPGLFALLGSPKAPEILSTFRWREELRSHLLWVVVDLLDVLDVQAGLWEPPQRALPFWAEGVTFFYCYALLLLLPCAALGELSLQGPQPLPHRMVLYPLLSLLTVNLATSLIRATHLLLFRDTYVSSIFLGKNLLALALKLCMFLQYRKQWLSGPSSPQITSTNPGLLGSAQAMRSSDLPCLHRRGVGLELSS from the exons ATGGCATCCTCATGCCCCACATGGCTGGTGGTGGCTCTCATTTCAGGGAGCATGTTGCTGGCCGATGGCTATCTTATGGGGCAGAGCCCAGGAGGTTGGTGGCTGGGCCTGGGCTTGCTGCTTTCTGCAG AGATGAAGGTCTACTTCATTTACCGGAGCTGCCGGGCTGAGGGTTACTGTCCTGGCCCACCTGCCCGCCAGGCCTTCACCCTGGTGCTAGCACTCACTGTGCCTGGACTCTTTGCCCTGCTGGGGTCTCCAAAGGCCCCTGAGATTCTCTCAACCTTCCGTTGGCGTGAAGAACTCCGGAGCCACTTGCTCTGGGTGGTCGTGGACTTGCTGGATGTTTTAGATGTACAGGCAGGACTGTGGGAGCCACCTCAGAGGGCACTACCCTTCTGGGCAGAGGGGGTCACATTCTTCTACTGCTAtgccctgctgctgctgctgccatgtGCAGCCCTAGGTGAGCTCAGCCTGCAAGGCCCTCAGCCCCTGCCTCATCGCATGGTACTCTACCCGCTCCTCAGCCTGCTCACAGTCAACCTGGCCACAAGCCTCATCCGAGCCACTCATCTCCTGCTCTTCCGTGACACCTACGTCTCCAGCATCTTTCTAGGAAAGAACCTCCTGGCCTTGGCCCTTAAGCTCTGCATGTTTCTGCAGTACCGCAAACAGTGGCTGTCGGGCCCCTCATCACCCCAAATTACTTCTACCAACCCTGGCCTTCTAGGCTCGGCTCAGGCtatgaggtcaagtgacttgccctgcttGCACAGGAGGGGGGTTGGACTTGAACTGTCCTCCTAA